The Streptomyces sp. ALI-76-A nucleotide sequence AGGCCTGGACGGGCCTGGACGCCGCGGCACGGGCCGAACTGGAGCGGGCCGTCGCGGAACGCACCGCCGCCGGTGGGGCCGTGGTGTTCGTCGACCACGACCCGCGGCGCCTGGCGGGCGTGGCCGACGTGACGTACCGCGTGCACGCGGGGACCGTCGACCGCCGAACCGGGCCGCAGCCGTCGCCGTCCGGGCCGCAGGTGGTGATCGAGGCGCAGGGCCCGCCCGACGCAGCGCCGCCCCCCGTCCCCGGCACGTCCGCCGAGGAGACCGCCCCGGGCACGTACCGTCTCACCGTTCCCGCCGCCCGCTCGGACAGCGTGCTCCGCGCGCTGCTCACGGCCCGCCCGCCGTGGCACGTGGTGAGCGTGGCCGGGCCCGCCCAGGACCCCGACGCCGGAAGCCGCCGATGACCGCTCTCCTCCGCTACCAGGCCGCCCTTCTCGCCCGCTCGCAGCGCTGGCTGCCGCCGCTCGTCCTGTACGCCGCTGTCCTGGGCGTCGGCGTCCAGGGCGGCGGGCCGGTGCTGGACTCGCTCGGCTTCACGGCCGCCGCGCTGCTGCCCGTCGCCGCCTGGCTGGTGCGGATCTGCGTCACGGGCGAGCCGGCGGCGGCCGGCCGGTGCGTGGCCGCGGCGGCCGGGCCCGCGCGGGCGCATCTGGCCCGGCTGCTGGTCGCACTGGGGGCGTCGACGGCACTCGGCACCGTCGCGACCGTCCTGGTGACGTGGATCAGTGACCCGGCGAGCTCCGACCACCGGACCTACGTGCCCCCGCTCCCGGCGGGCGCGGCCGGACTGCTCGCCGCGCTGGCCTGCGCGCTGCTCGGCACCGCCGTCGGCGCGCTCACCACCTGGCCGTTGCTGCGCTCGACCGGGCGGGCGGTTCCCGCGCTGCTGCTTGCCGTCCTGATGGCGTTGGTGGTGTCCGGTTCGCCGGCGCGGGCGGCGGTGGGCGGGCTGGTCGCCGGGTCGCGGACCGAGACGGTGGAGGCGCCGCTGCTGCCGCTCGCCGGGGCTGTCCTGTGCGCGGCGGGCGCCGTGGCGGCGGCCTGCGCGCTCACCTCGCGCCGGTCACCCTGAGCACGCCGTCCGCTGCGCCTCCTGCCACTCGCAGACCGGGCACAGCGTGATGCCCTTGTAGGACTCCGGGTACTCCGTCGGCTTCCGGCACAGTACGCACTCCGCGTACGGCGGCCCGTCGGCCCTGGGCGGCCGGGTCGCGTCGATCAGGCAGTAGTCGTCCTCGCTCATGTCTCCAGCGTAGGACGGTCAGCGCCGATCGCCCGCGGCCCCGATCAGCTCGGACACCTTCACGAACCGGAAGCCCCGCCGGCGCAGCTCGGGGACGATCGTCCGTACCGCCCGCTCGGTCGTCGGGGCCGCGCTCGTCGTGCAGTGCATGACGACCACGGAACCCGGCCGCACCCCCTCCAGGACCTGCCGGGCGACCGCGTCCGCGTCCGTCGCGAACGCGTCCCCGCTCACCACGTCCCACTGCACGGCGGTGACACCGGCCGGGGTCAGCGCCCTCAGGGCCCGCCGGTCGTGGCAGCCGCCGGGGAAACGGAAGTACGGCATCGGATCCGGCACCCCGGCCTCGCGGAAGGCGGCGTACGCCCGCTCCACGTCCGCGCGCATCGCGTCCTCGGGGACGGTCGGCAGCCCGTAGCAGTCGTCGGTGAAGGCGTAGTGGCTGTAGGAGTGGTTGGCGACCTCGAAGAGCGGGTCCCGGCCGATGGAGCGGGCCTGCGCCGGGTACTGCTCGGCCCACCGGCCGGTAATGAACACCGTGGCCGGCACCTTCAGCGCCCGCAGGGCCGCGATCAGCCGCGGATTGTCGAACCGCTCGCCCGCCGCGGCGCGCCGGCCCTGGCCCGCGGTCATGTCGGCGTCGAAGGTGAGCGCCACCGTTCTGCCGTGGGTACGGGGACCGTTCTCGAAGACAGGGGTCAGGCCGGCGGGGCCGGGGGCGAGCGTGGGCGGCCGGGACGGCACGGCGGAGGGCGCGGACGGAGCCGGACGGGCGGGGCGCGGGGCCTGGTCGGTGCCGCACCCGGCGAGGGCGGCGAGGGTGGCGCTCAGGACGCAGGCGACGGTGACACGGCGTACGGGAGTGATCACCACACGAAGGTATGATGATCGGCTTTTCGGGGGGTGCCGACCCGTCGGCGAGGTCACCCGCTCGGCGCCGTGCCACAGCCGCGCTCAGGACGTCCCGGCGCTCGGCCCCCGCACCCGCGTCCCGCTCAGATGTCCCGCTGCTCCAGCGGCCGGACCGCCGGTCCCTGGACCACCTTGCCGTCCGTGTCGAAGCGGGAGCCGTGACAGGGGCACTCCCAGGCGCGTTCGGCGGCGTTGAAGGCGACCAGGCAGCCCATGTGGGTGCAGCGCGCGGAGACGGCGTGCGGCTGGCCGGCCTCGTCCCGGTACACCGCGAGGCGCTCGCCGCCGACGCGGACGACCGCGCCCTCACCGGGCGGCAGGGACTCGACCGGCGGGGCGGGGCGCAGCCGGTCGCCGACGAAGTGGCGGGCCACCTCGGCCTGGGTCTTCAGGAACGACGGGGCCTCGCGCACGGCCGAACGCAGCCGGCGCGGATCGTACAGCTCGCTCCACTCGCACGTCCCGCCGGTGATCTGGGCGGTGAGCAGCCGGCCCGCCATCATCCCGCCGCTCATGCCCCAGCCGCCGAAACCGGTCGCCACGTACGTGTGGTGGGCGCCCGGGTGGAACGGGCCGACGAGCGGCACGGTGTCGGTGGGGTCGTTGTCCTGGGTGGCCCAGGCGTGGGTGAGGGTGACGTCCGGGAAGTGCTCGGCGGCCCAGTCGGACAGGTGCTGGAAGCGGGCCCGGGTGTTGCCGGTGCCGGGCGTGAAGTGCTCCCCGGTGACGACCAGCAGCCGGTCCTCGCCGTGCGGCGCGGTACGCACCGAGCGGGTGCCCTCGTCCGGCGTGATGTACATGCCGTCGGGGTCCCGGCCGGCGGCGATCGTCCCGGCGACGACCAGCTCGCGGCGCGGGGAGAGGCGGGCGAACAGCAGGGCCCGGTCGAAGACCGGGTAGTGCGTGGCGACCACGACGTCCCGGGCGGTCACCGTCACGCCCGTGTCGGTGGTCAGCCGGCACGGCTCGCCCTCCTCCAGGCCGACGACCGTGGTGTGCTCGTACACCTGACCGCCCCGCGCCAGCAGGTCGTCGGCGAGCGCCAGCAGGTACTTGCGCGGATGGAACTGCGCCTGCCCGGTCACCTTCACCGCGCCCGCGACGGGGAACGGCAGCCCGGTCTCCGTGACGAACGACGCCGGCAGCCCCGCCTCGTGGGCGGCCCGCGCCTCGGCCCGCAGCTCCTCCACCCGGCCCGCGTCACGGACGTACGTGTACGCGCTCCGGCGTTCCCAGTCGCAGTCGACGCCCAGCTCGTCCGCGATCCACGCGGCGCGCTCGATCGCCTCGGACTGCGAGCGGGCGTACAGCCGCGCCCCCTCGGGACCGCGGGTGCGGCGCAGCTTGTCGTAGACCAGGGTGTGCAGCGCGGTCACCTTGGCGGTGGTGTGCCCGGTGACACCGGCCGCGACCCGGTCGGCCTCCAGCACCGCCACGCTCTTCCCGGCCCGCGTCAGCTCCCACGCGGTACTCAGCCCGGCCACTCCGGCGCCGATGACGGCCACGTCCACCGTGAGGTCGTCCGTCAGCGCGGGCCGGTCCGGGCCGGGCGCGGTCTGGAGCCAGTACGAGCCGCTGACGTGGGAATTCTGGGTCATGCGGGCCGGGTACCCCGTCGCGGCCGGTTCAGTGGGGCGGGTCCCCGAGCAGCCGTCGGCGGCACTCGTCAGCGGGGCCGGTCCGCGAGCAGCCGCCGGCGGCTCTCGGCCACGTCGAAGTCGGCCTTCGGGTAGCGCGGGTCCAGGTCCCCGAGGTGCTCCAGGAGCAGCCGGCTCACCGCCCAGTTCCGGTACCACTTGCGGTCGGCCGGGATCAGGTACCAGGGGGCCTCCGGCGTGGAGCAGCGCTCCAGGGCGATCTCGTACGCCTCCTGGTACGCGGGCCACAGCGCGCGGTCGTCGATGTCGGACGGGTCGAACTTCCAGTGCTTGTCCGGCCGGTCCAGGCGTCTGAGCAGACGGCGGCGCTGCTCGTCGTAGGACAGGTGCAGGAAGCACTTGATCACGGTGACGCCGCCGCCGGTCAGGGACTGCTCGAAGCGGTTGATCTGGTCGTAGCGGCGGTCGATCTCGGCGGGCGGGGCGAGTTCGCGGACGCGGGCGACCAGGACGTCCTCGTAGTGCGAGCGGTCGAAGACGCCCAGCTCGCCGGGGTGCGGCAGGGCCTTCTCGACGCGCCACAGGAAGGAGTGCCGGCGCTCCTCGGCGGTCGGCGCCCGGAACGCGCGGACGCGGCAGCCGGACGGGTTGAGATACCCGGCGACGTGCTTGACCGTGCCGCCCTTGCCGCTGGTGTCCATACCCTGGAGCACCAGCAGGACCCGGCGCCGGTCACCGGCCGTGCTCGCCGCCCACAGGCGCTCCTGGAGCCCGGTGAGGTGCGCGCCGATCGCGGCGGTGGCCGCCCGGCCCGCGGCCTTGTCCACGGGGCCGGCGGCCGCCGCGCGGGTGTCGTACCCGCTCAGGTCGACGGGCTCGCCGCCGGGCACGCGCAGCAGCCCGCGCAGGTCGGTCCCCGCACGAGTGCGGGTCTTCGAGCGCTTGTGGCCCACGGGGCACCCCTTCCGGTCACCTTCCCCGATCCTGCGACGCGGTGGCCGGGGCCGCGACACGGCAGCCCCGGCCGCCGCGTCGCCCCGAGCTCCGGTGCTGCTACCCGCGCCACGGTCCCGTCACCGCGAAGGTCGTCCCGGGCGTGTAGCAGTTGAGGTACATCGTCCGGCCGTCCGGGGAGAAGGTGACGCCCGCGAACTCGCCCCACTCCGGTTCCTGCGGGGTGCCGATGTCCTGCCGGTTGCGGGCCATCGGGTAGACCTCGCCGCGCCGGGTGACACCGTAGACGTGCTGGGCTCCGTTGCCGTCCTCGCAGACCATGAGGCCGCCGCTGGGGGCGAGACAGATGTTGTCCGGGGACTCGCCGGGGAGCTGGATGTCGGTGTCCGGGCCGAAGACGACCACCAGGGTCAGGCGGCGTGCCGACGGGTCGTAGCGCCAGATCTGGCCGTAGTGGTCGCCCGCCGAGCCCTCCGCGCTGCGGGCGAACGACGACACGAAGTAGACGCTCCCGCCGCCCCAGTAGCAGCCTTCCAGCTTCTGTGCGTGGGTGATGCCCTTCGGCCCGAAGTCCTGGAGCCGGATGGGGGTCTGGGCGGCGAGCGGGTCCGGTACGTCGACCCACTCGATCCGGTCGAAGCAGGCGCCGGTCTCCTGGATCGAGGAGAGGTCGGGCACGCCGGGCACGCGCATCGCCTGGAGCCGGCCGCCCGCGCGCAGCGAACCGGGGCCGCCCAGCGGCCTGTCGGGCAGGAAGCGGTAGAAGAGGCCGAACGGCCTGAGGAAGGCGTCCTCGGTCTCGTAGACGATGCCGCGCCGCGGGTCGACGGCGACCGCCTCGTGCTGGAAGCGGCCCATCGCGGTCAGCGGGACGGCGCCGGAGCGGCGCGGGTCGGCCGCGTCGACCTCGAAGACGAAGCCGTGGTCCTTGGTGTAGCCGTTGGTGCCGGCCTTGTCCTCGGTCTCCTCACAGGTCAGCCACGTGTTCCACGGCGTGGGCCCGCCCGCGCAGTTGACGGCCGTGCCGGCGATCGCGACCCGCTCCGACACCACGTCACCACGGGAGTCGAGGGTCAGGGCCGTACAACCGCCCTTGCCCGCCGGGTCGTAGGTGAGGCCCGCGACCGTCGGGACGGGGAGCGCGGCGGTGGCGCGGTTCTCGTGGTTGCGGACCAGGTGGACGCGGCCGTGTCTGCCCGCGAAGGCCGACATCCCGTCGTGGTTGGAGGGGACCGCCCCCTCGCCGGAGCGCAGCGGATCGCCCTCGCGGGAGAGGACCTTGTAGCGGAACCCCTTCGGCAGGTCGAGCAGGCCCCCGGGATCGGGGACCAGCGGGCCGTAACCGGTGTGCCCGAGGGGCTGTGCGGCGGCGGTGCCCGCGAAGAGGTCGGAGAGGCTTCCGGCGAAGGCGATCGAGACGCCCAGCGCGCCGGTGCGGGCGAGCACCTGACGGCGGGTGGAGGCGGTGTTCTCGGCGGACTCGGTGGTTTCGGACATGGGGCGACGACCTTCCTGCTGGCGGACAGGAACCTGTGACCGCCGTGTCTACCACCTGCCGGAGGATGCGGGAACCACGCGCGTAGAGCGCGTCACCGGTCGGCCGGCCGCTCCCGCGACCTGTCGGCCGGGTGCTCCAGCGCCCGCTCCGGGCGGTCCTGCGCCCGGTCCGGGCGGTCCTGCGCCCGGTCCGGGCGGTCCTGCGCCCGGTCCGGGCGGTCCTGCGCCCGGTCCAGGAAGCGCAGCAGCTCCACCGGGAAGGGCAGGACCAGCGTCGAGTTCTTCTCGGCGGCGACCGCCACGATGGTCTGCAACAGCCGCAGTTGGAGCGCGGAGGGCGTGTCCTGCATCTGCTGCGCGGCCTCGGCGAGCTTCTTCGACGCCTGGAGTTCGGCGTCCGCGTTGATGATCCGGGCGCGCCGCTCACGGTCCGCCTCGGCCTGCCGGGCCATCGAGCGCTTCATCGTGTCCGGCAGGGAGACGTCCTTGATCTCGACGCGGTCGATCTGCACGCCCCAGCCGACGGCCGGGCTGTCGATCATCAGCTCCAGGCCCTGGTTGAGCTTCTCGCGGTCGGACAGGAGGTCGTCCAGGTCACTCTTGCCGATGATCGAACGCAGCGAGGTCTGCGCCATCTGCGAGACGGCGAACCGGTAGTCCTCGACCTGGACGAGCGCGTTCGCCGCGTCGACCACCTTGAAGTACACGACCGCGTCCACCCGCACCGTCACGTTGTCGCGGGTGATGCCCTCCTGGGCCGGCACCGGCATCGTGACGATCTGCATGTTCACCTTGTGCAGCCGGTCCACGAACGGGACGATCAAGGTGAGACCCGGCGGCCGAACGTCTCCGGCGAGCCGCCCGAGCCGCAGGACCACCCCGCGCTCGTACTGCTTGACGACCCGCGCCGCCGAGGCGACGTAGACCAGCCCCGCGGTGCCGGCCGCCAGGCCCGCCGTCAACAGTTCCTGGAGCATCCCGGCCTCCTCGTCCAGAGGTCCGCTATGTCTGCTCCTGCAACGATATGCCCGGTGCCCGCTCCGGGGCCACGATCGGCCTCGGACCGGGCACCGGAGGGTTCACGACGCGGTGGTCATCCGCACCGGTTCCAGTGCGGTGACCCGCACGGGTTCGGTGCCGACCGCGCTGTGCCGCTCGGCCCAGCTCTCCAGTGCCGTACGGCAGGCGTGGTCCAGGTGGTGCAGCCCGGACAGGTCCAGCTCGACCGGGCGGTCCTGGGGCAGCGCCTCCAGACTGTCGAGTATCTTCGGCAGCCGCAGGAAGGTCGCGTTGCCCGACAGGTATGCCTGGACGGGGCCGGCGCCCTTGTCGATGACCTCCATCTTGAGGTGCGAGGCCTGCCAGGCGGTCTTGACCACGGACAGGGCCAGGCCGATCAGCACGCCCTCGAACATGTTCACCGCGACGATGGACACCGCCGTGATCACCAGGATCAGCGCCTCACCGCGGTGCTCTCGCCACAGCGAGACGATCTCGCGGAAGGGGATCAGCTTCCAGCCGGCGTGCACCAGGATGCCGGCCAGCGCGGGCAGCGGGATCAGCGCCAGCGTCGACGGCAGCAGCGCGGCGAACAGCAGCAGCCACACACCGTGCATCACCCGGGACGCCTTGGTCTTGGCGCCCGCCTGGACGTTGGCGGAGCTGCGCACGATGACCGCGGTCATCGGCAGTGCGCCGAGCGCCCCGCACACCGCGTTGCCCGCGCCCTGCGCCATCAGTTCCTTGTCGTACTCGGTACGCGGGCCGTCGTGCAGCCGGTCCACCGCGGCGGCGCTGAACAGGCTCTCGGCGGAGGCGATCAGGGTGAAGGCGATGATCGTGCCGAAGATGGCCGGGTTGGCCAGCTCGCCGAAGGCCTCGGTGCCCGGCGGCTGGATGGAGTCCAGCAGGCCGTTCACCTCGACGGTGGCGACCGGCAGGCCGAACGCCAGGGTGACCACCGTGGCCAGCACGACGGCGGCGAGCGCGCCCGGCACCGTCTGCGCCTTCTTCGGCAGCCGCTTCCACAGCAGAAGCACCGCGACGGTGCCGGCGCCCACGGCGAGCGAGGCGAGCGCCGCGGTGCTGCCGAGCGCGTCGGCGGCGGCCCCGGGAAGCCCGATGATCTTGTCGAGGCCGGAGGACGGAGCCTTGAGGCCGGCCGCCGCGTACAGCTGGCCCGCGATGATCACAAGGCCGATACCGGCCAGCATGCCCTCGACGACCGAGACGGATATGGCCCGGAACCAGCGCCCCAGCTTCAGGGCGCCCATGGCGAGCTGGAGCAGGCCGGCGGCCAGCACGATCACGCCGAGCGCGGGCAGTCCGAACTCGGTCACCGCCTCGTAGACGAGCACGGTCAAGCCGGCCGCCGGTCCGGAGACCTGGAGGCTGCTGCCCCGCATGAGGCCGGTGATGATGCCGCCGACGATGCCGGTGACCAGTCCGAGTTCTGCCGGGACACCGGAGGCCACGGCGACGCCCACGCACAGGGGCAGGGCGACGAGGAAGACGACAAGGGATGCGGCGAAGTCCTGCCGCAGGTGAGGGAACTTGGTCTGCTTCTCCATGACCGGCCTCACAGCGCGCGGAAGGTGTCGGAGGACCCGTCGTGGGTCAGGACCGATCCCGTGTGGACCTCGTAGTACCAAGCGTGCAAAGTGAGTTGGCTCTCCGTCAGCTTCTTGTCGATGAAGGGGTAGGAGCGCAGGCGCAGGACCTGGGCCAGGACGTGGTTCTGCACGCCCTCGGCCACGCACGGGTCCTCGACCGCGCCGGTGGGGCGCGGCGTCGCGTGCGTGAGCCAGTCGCGCACGGCCGGTACGGAGGTCAGGTCGTCGCCGCGGACCAGGGCGCCGACAGCGCCGCAGTGCGAGTGCCCGCAGACCACGATGTCGCGGACGCCCAGCACCTCCACGGCGTACTCGATGGTGGCCGCCTCGCTGGTGGGGTGCTCGGAGGCGTACGGGGGGACGATGTTGCCCGCGGTGCGCAGCTCGAAGAGCTCGCCGGGCCGGGCGCCCGTGATCAGAGCCGGGACGACCCGGGAATCGGAGCAGGTGATGAACAGGACCTGCGGCGACTGGCCTTCGGCCAGTTTGGCGAACTCCTCAGGGCGCTGTCCGAACATGCGGGCGTTGTCGATGAGGGGCTGCATCAGTGGTGACTCCTCCTGGCGCGCCATGGCGGCGCGTCGGACGTACATGACAGAAGTGGGGGGACTGCGCTGCTGTCAGCAGCGGAAGACCTGGAGTGCGGCCGGGGAATGGGCTGTGGGGGGTCTCGACAGCCGGGGCGTGCCGCCGGGCACGGGGTGGGGTGCGGCCGACGGATCCTGTGCCTGCGTGGGGCGTTCGGGCCCCGCGAGGGCGACTTCTACGGTGCGTTGCCGGTCGCGGGTGCGCAGGGGACCGGTCGGGTCTCCCGCAGGGGCGCAGTGGCGCTGCGTGGCGGTCTCGTCGCGCAACGCCTTGCCGGGAAGCTTGATCCCGGGCTGAGCTTTGGCCTCTGCTTGACGGGGGGTGTGCGCGGTTGCGAAGGCGGCGGTGGGTGCGAAGAACGGGAGGGCGAGGAGGGCGGCGGTGAGGATCGCGAGTGCGGCCCATGCGGTCGTACCTCGGAACATGCGCCCCCCTTCAGGTAATTCGCGTCTCCAGCCTGTCTCTAGTCCAGACCAACGGTTGGTCAACGACTGGTCAAGAAACACCTTAGCCCGGCAAAGTTGTTTGCAGGGTTAACTTAACGTTTCGAGCTGAAGAGAGGCTGAAGCGTGCGGGTGGGGTGGCGAGAACCCGCTCTTGATCTTGGAGATCCGGTCGGGTAGAGGAGATCCAAGGGCAGCCGAAAAGGGCGACCGGCCCAGGGTGAGTGGACAAGGGCGGCCGGGTGAAGTGCCGTCAGCTCGGCTCGACGAGTCCCTTGGCGTCCCGGGCCAGCGCGGTGAGGCGGGAGATCGCCCGGAAGTACTTCTTGCGGTAGCCGCCGTTCAGCATCTCGTCGCTGAACAGCCGGTCGAACGGCAGACCGGAGGCGAGCACCGGGACTTCACGGTCGTAGAGCCGGTCCGCGAGCACGACGAGCCGGAGGGCCGTCGACTGGTCGGGCACCGCCCGGACGTCGGTGAGGCAGACGGCCCGCAGGTCGTCGGTCAGGGCGCCGTAGCGGCTGGGGTGGACCCGCGCGAGGTGCTCCAGCAGCCCCGGGAAGGCGTCGAGGGAGGCGCCCGGGGTGGCGTGGGCGGCCCGGGTGACCTGCTCGTCGCTGTACGGGGGCGGAGCCTCGGGCAGCCCGCGGTGGCGGTAGTCCTCGCCGTCGATGCGCAGGGCGCGGAAGCGGGCGGACAGGCCCTGGATCTCGCGCAGGAAGTCGGCGGACGCGAAGCGGCCCTCGCCGAGCTTGCCCGGAAGGGTGTTGGAGGTGGCGGCGAGCGCGACGCCCGCGTCGACGAGCTTGCCGAGCAGGGTCGAGACGAGCACCGTGTCGCCGGGGTCGTCCAGCTCGAACTCGTCGATGCACAGCAGGCGGTGGCCGGAGAGGGTGCGCACGGTCTGCTGGAAGCCGAGGGCGCCGACGAGGTTGGTCAGTTCCACGAACGTGCCGAACGCCTTGAGCGCGGGCTCGGCCGGGGTGGCGTGCCACAGCGACGCCAGCAGGTGTGTCTTGCCGACGCCGTACCCGCCGTCGAGGTAGACGCCACGGGGTCCGGCCGGTGTCTTCGGCGCCTTCGCCCGGCCGAGGCCGAAGAAGCCGCGCCGGCCGGCGCCGGTGGCGTGCGCCCCGCCCAGTCCCGCCGCGAAGGTCTCCAGGACGCGGACCGCCTCGGTCTGGCTGGGCTGGTTCGGGTCCGGGAGATAGGTGTCGAACCGCACCGAGTCGAACCGCGGCGGCGGCACCATCTCGGCGACCAGCCGGTCCGCGGGGACACGCGGCTCGCGGGCGCACAGGGACAGCGGGGCGGCGTCGGCCGTGGGGCCGGATCCGGACGGGGCGGGGGTGGTGGACACGATCACCCATGCTAGGCCCTGTCCGAAGCGGGCAGGGCGGCGCCTCGGGCGCGGGCCCGCCGCTCAGAAGTGACGTTTCCCTCCCGCGTGGAACACTGCACGGCATGCGACGTCTGTTCCCTGTGACCGAAGAGACAGCGGCCCGGACCCGGGAGGATGCCGAGTGGTCCCTCGCGGAGCTGGCCGAGGCCTACGCCTATCCCGCGCTCGGGCCGGCGGCCGGGCCGGGCGGGCCCGGGGTCTGGCTGCGGGCCAACATGGTCTCCACGCTCGACGGGGCCGGCCAGCACGACGGCCGCTCGCACCCCATCTCCGGCGCGGCCGACATGCGGATCTTCGGCACCCTGCGGGCCCTGGCGGACGTCGTGGTCGTCGGCGCGGAGACGGTACGCCAGGAGGGGTACCGTCCGGCCCGCGCGCGGGCGGAGTTCGCGGCGGCGCGGCAAGCCGCGGGGCAGGGGCCCGCACCCGCGATCGCGGTGGTCAGCGCCGGCCTGGACCTGGACTTCTCGCTGCCGCTGTACGCCTCGCCGCTGGTCCCCACCCTGATCCTCACGGGCGCCGCGGCTCCCCCGGACCGGATCGCCGCGGCCCAGCAGGCGGGCGTCCGGGTGGTGACCGCCGGGGACGGCGTCGGCGTGGAGCCCGCCCGTGCGGTCCGCGCCCTCGCGGAGCTGGGACACACCCGGCTGCTCACCGAGGGCGGCCCGCGTCTGCTCGGCCAGCTGGTGGCCGCCGGGGTGCTGGACGAGCTGTGCCTGACCGTGGCCCCGATGCTCACCGCGGGGGACGCGCAGCGCATCGCCGGCGGGCCACCGGTCGCGGTGCCGCAGCGGTTCGTCCTGGCGTCCCTGCTGGAGGAGGAGGGTTTCCTGTTCGGCCGGTACCGCCGGTCCTGAGCCGGGCCCGGTCGTACCGCTCACCCGGAACAGGTCCGGAAAAGGGGGGATTGTCACCATCGTCCCGACATCGTCGGAATATGTCGTTCCGTACATCGTCCGGCCGGGCACACTGAGTCCGGCAGTACCCGTGTGATCTCGGGGCAGGATGGTTTCGGCAGGGGCCGGGCACCCGGCTCACGGAGGAGAGAAGACCCGCCGGTCTTCGAAGGAGAAGGGGCGCCTGGTGTTCACAAGCGTTTTGATGATCGAGAAAGCCCTGACGTCCGCCGACGTGGAGTTCGTCACCACCTTGCACGGGGACGAGCCGGTCGCCTTCTACGTGCTGCTGCAACCGCGCGGCGACCAGGCCGACCGGCTGCTGCGCGCCATCGACGACGTGGCGCTCGGCGAACTCGACGAAGCCGCCCGGGAGGGGGAGACCCCCGAGGGCCAGGAGGCGCGAGGCCCGGCCGAGCAGGCCCTGGACGTGTCCCTGAGAGCTCTGCGCGCGGCCGGCAGCGAGGCCGCGGGCAAGCTGATCGAGGACCATCCGCTGGACGTGCTGAAGGCGCTGGTCGACGAGACCGGCGCCGACGAGGTGATCGTGCTGACGGACCCCCACTACGTGGAGGAGTTCTTCCACCGGGACTGGGCGTCCCGGGCGCGGCACAAGGTCGGGGTGCCGGTGCTGAAGCTGTTCTCGCACAGCAAGGCGTAGCGGCGGGGCCGTCCGCGGCGCCCCTCACCGGGGCCGGCCGCCGCACGCAATAGGCTGGGGGCGCGTCCGTTCCCGGGCGCGCTCACCGTCGTACCACTTGGGGAGAAACGCGCATGGCACCCGGCCTTCCTACCGCCATGGACCGACCGCACTTCATCGGCATCGGCGGCGCCGGGATGTCGGGGATCGCGAAGATCCTCGCCCAGCGCGGGGCGAAGGTGGCGGGCAGTGACGCCAAGGAGTCCGCGACCGCCGAGGCGCTGCGCGCGCTGGGCGCGACCGTGCACATCGGGCACGCGGCGGAGCACCTGGCGGACGACGCCACCTGTGTCGTCGTCTCGTCGGCGATCCGGGCCGACAACCCGGAGCTGGCGCGGGCGGCCGAGCTGGGCATTCCGGTGGTCCACCGTTCGGACGCGCTCGCCCGCCTGATGGACGGTCTGCGCCCGATCGCGGTCGCCGGCACCCACGGCAAGACCACGACCACGTCGATGCTGGCCGTGTCGCTGAGCGAGCTGGGTCTGAAGCCGTCGTACGCGATCGGCGGCGACCTGGACGCGCCCGGCTCCAACGCCCTGCACGGTGACG carries:
- a CDS encoding SulP family inorganic anion transporter, translating into MEKQTKFPHLRQDFAASLVVFLVALPLCVGVAVASGVPAELGLVTGIVGGIITGLMRGSSLQVSGPAAGLTVLVYEAVTEFGLPALGVIVLAAGLLQLAMGALKLGRWFRAISVSVVEGMLAGIGLVIIAGQLYAAAGLKAPSSGLDKIIGLPGAAADALGSTAALASLAVGAGTVAVLLLWKRLPKKAQTVPGALAAVVLATVVTLAFGLPVATVEVNGLLDSIQPPGTEAFGELANPAIFGTIIAFTLIASAESLFSAAAVDRLHDGPRTEYDKELMAQGAGNAVCGALGALPMTAVIVRSSANVQAGAKTKASRVMHGVWLLLFAALLPSTLALIPLPALAGILVHAGWKLIPFREIVSLWREHRGEALILVITAVSIVAVNMFEGVLIGLALSVVKTAWQASHLKMEVIDKGAGPVQAYLSGNATFLRLPKILDSLEALPQDRPVELDLSGLHHLDHACRTALESWAERHSAVGTEPVRVTALEPVRMTTAS
- a CDS encoding carbonic anhydrase; amino-acid sequence: MQPLIDNARMFGQRPEEFAKLAEGQSPQVLFITCSDSRVVPALITGARPGELFELRTAGNIVPPYASEHPTSEAATIEYAVEVLGVRDIVVCGHSHCGAVGALVRGDDLTSVPAVRDWLTHATPRPTGAVEDPCVAEGVQNHVLAQVLRLRSYPFIDKKLTESQLTLHAWYYEVHTGSVLTHDGSSDTFRAL
- the zapE gene encoding cell division protein ZapE, whose product is MSTTPAPSGSGPTADAAPLSLCAREPRVPADRLVAEMVPPPRFDSVRFDTYLPDPNQPSQTEAVRVLETFAAGLGGAHATGAGRRGFFGLGRAKAPKTPAGPRGVYLDGGYGVGKTHLLASLWHATPAEPALKAFGTFVELTNLVGALGFQQTVRTLSGHRLLCIDEFELDDPGDTVLVSTLLGKLVDAGVALAATSNTLPGKLGEGRFASADFLREIQGLSARFRALRIDGEDYRHRGLPEAPPPYSDEQVTRAAHATPGASLDAFPGLLEHLARVHPSRYGALTDDLRAVCLTDVRAVPDQSTALRLVVLADRLYDREVPVLASGLPFDRLFSDEMLNGGYRKKYFRAISRLTALARDAKGLVEPS
- a CDS encoding pyrimidine reductase family protein codes for the protein MRRLFPVTEETAARTREDAEWSLAELAEAYAYPALGPAAGPGGPGVWLRANMVSTLDGAGQHDGRSHPISGAADMRIFGTLRALADVVVVGAETVRQEGYRPARARAEFAAARQAAGQGPAPAIAVVSAGLDLDFSLPLYASPLVPTLILTGAAAPPDRIAAAQQAGVRVVTAGDGVGVEPARAVRALAELGHTRLLTEGGPRLLGQLVAAGVLDELCLTVAPMLTAGDAQRIAGGPPVAVPQRFVLASLLEEEGFLFGRYRRS
- a CDS encoding indole-3-glycerol phosphate synthase → MIEKALTSADVEFVTTLHGDEPVAFYVLLQPRGDQADRLLRAIDDVALGELDEAAREGETPEGQEARGPAEQALDVSLRALRAAGSEAAGKLIEDHPLDVLKALVDETGADEVIVLTDPHYVEEFFHRDWASRARHKVGVPVLKLFSHSKA